gagactctgcctctctgaaatgctccttttataatattattattcataataataataataataataataataataataataataataataataataatacattttatttaaaaaagcgCCTTttaaaacacccaaggacactgtgcataagaacattaaaatagttaaaaacaataagtacaaaactaaacaaaacagaacaacataaagatggtgagtgtgtgactaGATGACATAGGAcagtctgaacaaatgtgttttgagttgtgattaGAAGTgaggaagagagtctatggtacggatatcagggggaagagagttccagagatggggagcagagcggctgaatgctcggctccccatagtgacgagacgggcaggggggacaagaagctggagagaagagGACGAGCGAAGTGAACGGGTCGGAGAATAGGGAAGAGACCCCatacttttgaacggtagtgtatgcaGACTGGGTGATACTGTTAATATGGGAGTGAAAAGAAAGtgtgctgtcgaggacgacacccagactttttacctgaggggagggaaggacagttgagttgtttatggaaatgggaaaactgttggatttggagagagtgtggGGCGTCGggcttttatacccagtcatgttactgagctgttaccaggtaacctgattagttgtcaaatgctcctccagttgtttctggtttgtaccagttacttttccagccttttgttgctcctcttccagctttttacagacgtgttgctgcatcagattcaatatcagctcatatttcctATCAAATGGTtaaatgtctcaatttcaccacctgatatgttgtttatcttcttcttggaataaaatatgagttgatgagataCGTACAtaattaaattctgtttttattttcattttacacagcaaACCAACTTTTTGGGAAATTGTGGCTGTAATTTAAACAGCAAACACTAAATGacattaaatgataaatatatgCTACAGTGCAGCTTTGTAATCCACCATCATGCTAAACAGCTGTTGCTAGAGATTTGTTTTGATCAGTTAtctgtttctttaaagtgtaactacacacccCACTGCCAAAtatgaaaaatgcctgaaactacAAGGGTTGGGGTAATCAGGGAGCTGAGAGGTGGCGGGAAACCAAAGCTGAAAACCTAAATGAGCTGAAGCAACACTTGAAAGAAGAATAGAGCAAAGTTCCTCCACCATGTGGTGAGAAATGGGTCATGCTTAGATGGATTTTTGGACCATACTTTTGCAGCAATGTAGGATCTTCTGCTCTGGTTTGGAGTTTAAAAGGTCAGTATGTAAACTGAGGCCCTGCAGCCATCTGATGATGTCAGAGAGGTGTTGATAGGCTTTGTTCTTGAGAATATGAGACAGGAAAAAGTCTTTGTTCAGCTTTTGTTAGACAGAATgacatgttttgcttttgttttccagtttaattcatttctgctcatttattttctctgaatgactttcagtgtttctttgtgtctttGCAGGCTGAAGATGCAAatctgttccttttttttcatgtcatctatttttttcatttccccCTACAGCTCCCTCCGGTCATTCCATGGGAAAAACTTTTCCTACGGTCCTGGGAGAAATCCAGTTATTTTAGGAAAATACGTCACTGCTTTGAGCTGCAGCCCAGAAACTCTGCCTCATTTCCACCAGCTTTGCTTCTTTTCTCCCTGTCTGGACTTGTTGCGCGTTGTTTACCTCCCCGTCAGAGTCACGCTGCTCCCAAACTGTACAATACAGTAACGCTCCTCTCCATGTTCGTCCCCGTTTTCATGCCCGGTGCAACACGCCTGCGGCAGCGCACGCGGCTCAGACGTGACACATCTCACCAGCCGTGCCCAACTTGTGGAGCAGCTTGGCGGCATTCAGGGCTGTTGAGAAAACGAGGTTCGGTCTTGAAGCGTGACATTGCAGCGCATCTTCTCCTTGCACCCCCCTCGCCCCTTATTTCTCCgtcatggatggatgaaagaatgaatgaaaagaggAAAACGAAGCGCTAAGCCACAggtatgaataaatgaatgactaGGGTCGGTTTTTGAATGACAAATCACGTATTTTGCAGGATGTTACTCTGCTTTCTGTCTTCATTGTACGTgaatgcttattttatttttattttgttgcaaACATCAGCTGGTATTACAGCATAAACAGCAACACATGCGATAACCTTGAGCCTGTGCCATGCTGGAGACAACGGGTTCATTACGCGCGACAATTTCTGTCTCCAGAATCCTGAGATTTCCTCCTTAAAAGAGtcatttttgtgcatgtttataTCTAAATAGCTGGATCATTATAATCCTGAGCATAttgcgtgcatgtgtgtttttatttccccCCTCAGTGAGAGCGTGCTCAACACGTCAGCTCGGGGAGGGCAAAGCCTGCTTAAAATGCAGTGAATGTGACAGCCGAGCCGATAGTCCAGACTACAGCGGAAAGGTGAGCGTGGAGAGGTGGGGGCACTAACATGCCAACGGTACGAGCTTACCCGCAGACgtgacaaagaaaagaaaagaaaagaaaagaaaagaaagaaaaaaaagaggaagacacGCGGAGACGCTCAGTTGGTTTCCTAAGACGCGCGGAGGTGTCGGAGGGGGAACAGAGAGGACTGAGGTGCGGGAAGCGTCGCCCTTGTCTGGGGGGGAAAGATGACAGTGGTGCCCGGAGAGAACCTGGATGAGACTGTGGCACTGGCCGCGCTGTCAGTCCAGGATGTGTACGACCCGGAGAGAGCCGAGAACCAGGAGTGCTGCGAGCGGGTGGTCATCAACATCTCCGGGCTGCGCTTCGAGACGCAGCTGAAGACGCTCGCCCAGTTCCCCTCCACCCTGCTGGGGGACCCGCGCAAGAGGATGCGCTTCTTCGACCCGCTGAGGAACGAGTATTTCTTCGACAGGAACCGACCCAGCTTCGATGCCATCCTCTACTACTACCAGTCCGGGGGGCGTCTCCGGAGACCCGTCAACGTGCCGGTGGACATTTTCATGGAGGAGATCAAATTTTATGAACTGGGCGAGGAGGTGATTGAGAATTTTAAGGAGGACGAGGGGTTTATTAAGGAGGAAGAGCGGCCGCTGCCAGAGAACGAGTTCCAGCGACAGGTTTGGCTCCTGTTCGAGTACCCGGAGAGTTCCGGACCCGCCAGAGGCATCGCCATAGTCTCCGTGCTGGTCATCCTCATCTCCATCGTCATTTTCTGCTTGGAGACTTTACCTGAGTTCAGAGAGGAGGCTAGAACGATTGACGAGCTGTTGGTTGTGAACGGAACCGCGCGTGCAAAGAAGCCAAACCCGTTTACAGATCCCTTTTTCATCGTGGAGACGCTCTGCATCATCTGGTTCTCCTTCGAGCTGCTGGTCAGGTTCCTTGCATGCCCGAGCAAGCCCGCGTTCTTCAAGAACATCATGAATACCATCGACATCGTGGCCATCATGCCCTACTTCATCACGCTGGGGCTCGAGCTGGCGGAGCACCAGGGGAACGGGCAGCAGGCCATGTCGCTGGCCATCCTGAGGGTCATCCGTCTGGTCCGGGTTTTCCGGATCTTCAAGCTCTCCAGACATTCCAAAGGGCTGCAGATCCTCGGTAAGACACTGCAGGCCAGCATGAGGGAGCTGGGACTGCTTAtattcttcctcttcatcggggtcatcctcttctccagcgCGGTGTACTTCGCAGAGACCGATGACCCGGATTCGGGCTTCAGCAGCATCCCAGACGCGTTCTGGTGGGCGGTGGTGTCCATGACAACAGTGGGCTACGGGGACATGTGCCCGGTCACCATCGGGGGTAAGATCGTGGGCTCCCTGTGCGCCATCGCCGGGGTGTTAACCATCGCGCTTCCGGTGCCGGTCATCGTGTCCAATTTCAATTACTTCTACCATCGGGAGACAGAGCACGAGGAGCAGTTCCAGTACACGCACGTGACCTGCGGCCAGCAGCAGCCGGCGTTCGGGGAATTTAAAAGGAGCGACAGCAAGCCGTCCCTGTCCAAATCCGACTATCTGGACAGCGACGACGCGGACTCCATCAAGTACACCAACTGCAGCCCTCACAAAGCCTTCACCGGGAAGCTGACTGACGTCTGAGTGCAGCTGGGAATGACGCATCCGCTGCGCGCGGAGGGACCCCCTGGGCGCAAACACATGTGCTCTGGTTTGAGTTTAGACTGGAACTCCTAATTTTGCCATCAAAAGGAATAATTTCAAGCAGAGGA
The window above is part of the Melanotaenia boesemani isolate fMelBoe1 chromosome 23, fMelBoe1.pri, whole genome shotgun sequence genome. Proteins encoded here:
- the LOC121634883 gene encoding shaker-related potassium channel tsha2-like; the encoded protein is MTVVPGENLDETVALAALSVQDVYDPERAENQECCERVVINISGLRFETQLKTLAQFPSTLLGDPRKRMRFFDPLRNEYFFDRNRPSFDAILYYYQSGGRLRRPVNVPVDIFMEEIKFYELGEEVIENFKEDEGFIKEEERPLPENEFQRQVWLLFEYPESSGPARGIAIVSVLVILISIVIFCLETLPEFREEARTIDELLVVNGTARAKKPNPFTDPFFIVETLCIIWFSFELLVRFLACPSKPAFFKNIMNTIDIVAIMPYFITLGLELAEHQGNGQQAMSLAILRVIRLVRVFRIFKLSRHSKGLQILGKTLQASMRELGLLIFFLFIGVILFSSAVYFAETDDPDSGFSSIPDAFWWAVVSMTTVGYGDMCPVTIGGKIVGSLCAIAGVLTIALPVPVIVSNFNYFYHRETEHEEQFQYTHVTCGQQQPAFGEFKRSDSKPSLSKSDYLDSDDADSIKYTNCSPHKAFTGKLTDV